One genomic region from Nymphaea colorata isolate Beijing-Zhang1983 chromosome 12, ASM883128v2, whole genome shotgun sequence encodes:
- the LOC116266073 gene encoding DAR GTPase 2, mitochondrial isoform X1 produces MPAAVFSRRVGNLVKDAGRRTETGWFTPHMEAASRAILDRIPLVDCVIEVRDARIPVSSAYPQIERASTVSKRLIVLNKMDLSDHQQTQEWVKYFEEQQLQCCPVNSHNKECIKKFLQLLRAQMRELKVGFPDSTSTIMLIGIPNIGKSALINSLHQIGRVSALEKGKLKHAIVSSLPGETKDISSFKIASHPNIYILDTPGILAPEIPDSETGSKLAITGAIKDHLIGEYELAQYLLAIFNTSDAYKVWDTKGTKLSNYQNEKNSEEQEPESRRKQFPSDHTQDFIVKDVRHMLVQQISSFNGDLASEDDMVGLIEAQLRALHEAFRVPVDSGKEGLNRVATKLLNLYRTGRLGHLTLESPPRDCCNRMNSIKLDD; encoded by the exons ATGCCAGCGGCCGTATTCTCCCGAAGAGTGGGCAATCTCGTTAAGGATGCAGGAAGAAGAACGGAAACAGGATGGTTCACGCCTCACATGGAGGCGGCTTCCAGAGCTATCCTCGATCGCATACCATTGGTGGATTGCGTGATAGAGGTCAGAGATGCAAGG ATACCTGTATCATCAGCTTATCCACAGATCGAACGTGCTTCAACTGTCTCCAAGCGTTTGatagttttaaacaaaatggACCTATCAGATCACCAGCAGACGCAG GAATGGgtgaaatattttgaggaaCAGCAACTTCAGTGTTGTCCTGTCAATTCCCACAACAAGGAATGCATTAAGAAG TTTTTGCAACTACTGCGAGCTCAAATGAGAGAGTTAAAAGTTGGCTTTCCGGATTCCACTTCAACCATCATGCTAATTGGTATTCCAAATATTGGGAAATCTGCCTTAATCAACTCCTTGCATCAAATTGGTCGTGTCAGTGCTTTAG AGAAAGGAAAACTGAAGCATGCAATTGTGAGTTCATTGCCTGGGGAGACAAAAGATATTAGCAGCTTTAAA ATTGCAAGTCATCCAAATATCTATATTTTGGATACTCCTGGCATTTTGGCTCCTGAAATTCCTGATTCTGAAACCGGCTCAAAGCTCGCTATAACAG GAGCTATCAAGGACCATTTAATTGGGGAATATGAGCTTGCACAGTATCTTCTGGCCATATTTAACACATCTGATGCGTACAAAGTTTGGGACACAAAAGGTACTAAGTTATCGAATTACCAGAATGAGAAGAATTCGGAAGAACAAGAGCCAGAAAGCAGAAGGAAGCAGTTCCCAAGTGATCATACACAG GATTTCATTGTGAAGGATGTTCGCCACATGCTTGTTCAGCAAATTTCATCTTTTAATGGGGACCTTGCAAGCGAAGATGATATGGTTGGTCTGATAGAAGCTCAGCTCAGAGCTTTACATGAAGCTTTTAGAGTGCCAGTAGATTCTGGCAAGGAAGGATTAAACAGGGTTGCTACAAAATTGCTAAATTTGTACCGAACTGGCAGGCTTGGCCATTTGACATTAGAATCTCCTCCGAGGGACTGCTGTAACAGGATGAACAGTATAAAGCTAGACGACTAA
- the LOC116266074 gene encoding uncharacterized protein LOC116266074 yields the protein MACTCSVSSGWNSPWRLFDWNRSKSKEPKQDHKYHDADLPFPPTLLSKTFLAGRELKCCYKASIDGFSATSFHKNCDFKGPCVIIGYTDNSFKFGGFNPEGYRSTDDYYDTFDAFLFYWKGDAYADPIILPKVGGSGAALFDYARGGPQFGADGLLIGPPLTPVMGVFTGPDASSGVGDLRQAKSRLGLSYAKREDGKESLFGEESKATLDEVLVFCSPQIANLY from the exons ATGGCCTGCACCTGCAGTGTAAGCTCCGGATGGAACAGTCCTTGGAGATTATTTGACTGGAACAGAAGCAAAAGCAAGGAGCCCAAGCAAGACCACAAATATCATGATGCTgaccttcctttccctccaacccTGCTTTCGAAAACCTTCTTAGCAG GTAGGGAGCTCAAGTGCTGCTACAAGGCATCCATTGATGGCTTTAGTGCAACctcatttcataaaaattgtgatttcaaggGGCCTTGCGTGATCATAGGCTACACTGACAACTCCTTCAAGTTTGGTGGATTCAACCCTGAAGGTTACAGAAGCACAGACGATTACTATGACAcgtttgatgcatttcttttctattggAAGGGTGACGCGTATGCTGACCCAATCATACTTCCTAAAGTTGGAGGAAGTGGGGCAGCCCTATTTGATTATGCAAGGGGAGGACCTCAGTTTGGCGCAGATGGTCTCCTGATTGGACCTCCACTAACCCCAGTAATGGGGGTTTTCACAGGACCAGATGCCAGTTCTGGAGTAGGTGACCTTCGACAGGCCAAGTCTCGACTCGGGCTGTCCTACGCTAAAAGGGAGGATGGAAAGGAGTCTCTGTTTGGAGAAGAATCCAAAGCAACTCTTGATGAAGTACTAGTCTTTTGCAGTCCTCAAATTGCAAACTTATATTAG
- the LOC116266073 gene encoding DAR GTPase 2, mitochondrial isoform X2: MVHASHGGGFQSYPRSHTIGGLRDRGQRCKDTCIISLSTDRTCFNCLQAFDSFKQNGPIRSPADAGAEWVKYFEEQQLQCCPVNSHNKECIKKFLQLLRAQMRELKVGFPDSTSTIMLIGIPNIGKSALINSLHQIGRVSALEKGKLKHAIVSSLPGETKDISSFKIASHPNIYILDTPGILAPEIPDSETGSKLAITGAIKDHLIGEYELAQYLLAIFNTSDAYKVWDTKGTKLSNYQNEKNSEEQEPESRRKQFPSDHTQDFIVKDVRHMLVQQISSFNGDLASEDDMVGLIEAQLRALHEAFRVPVDSGKEGLNRVATKLLNLYRTGRLGHLTLESPPRDCCNRMNSIKLDD; this comes from the exons ATGGTTCACGCCTCACATGGAGGCGGCTTCCAGAGCTATCCTCGATCGCATACCATTGGTGGATTGCGTGATAGAGGTCAGAGATGCAAGG ATACCTGTATCATCAGCTTATCCACAGATCGAACGTGCTTCAACTGTCTCCAAGCGTTTGatagttttaaacaaaatggACCTATCAGATCACCAGCAGACGCAGGTGCT GAATGGgtgaaatattttgaggaaCAGCAACTTCAGTGTTGTCCTGTCAATTCCCACAACAAGGAATGCATTAAGAAG TTTTTGCAACTACTGCGAGCTCAAATGAGAGAGTTAAAAGTTGGCTTTCCGGATTCCACTTCAACCATCATGCTAATTGGTATTCCAAATATTGGGAAATCTGCCTTAATCAACTCCTTGCATCAAATTGGTCGTGTCAGTGCTTTAG AGAAAGGAAAACTGAAGCATGCAATTGTGAGTTCATTGCCTGGGGAGACAAAAGATATTAGCAGCTTTAAA ATTGCAAGTCATCCAAATATCTATATTTTGGATACTCCTGGCATTTTGGCTCCTGAAATTCCTGATTCTGAAACCGGCTCAAAGCTCGCTATAACAG GAGCTATCAAGGACCATTTAATTGGGGAATATGAGCTTGCACAGTATCTTCTGGCCATATTTAACACATCTGATGCGTACAAAGTTTGGGACACAAAAGGTACTAAGTTATCGAATTACCAGAATGAGAAGAATTCGGAAGAACAAGAGCCAGAAAGCAGAAGGAAGCAGTTCCCAAGTGATCATACACAG GATTTCATTGTGAAGGATGTTCGCCACATGCTTGTTCAGCAAATTTCATCTTTTAATGGGGACCTTGCAAGCGAAGATGATATGGTTGGTCTGATAGAAGCTCAGCTCAGAGCTTTACATGAAGCTTTTAGAGTGCCAGTAGATTCTGGCAAGGAAGGATTAAACAGGGTTGCTACAAAATTGCTAAATTTGTACCGAACTGGCAGGCTTGGCCATTTGACATTAGAATCTCCTCCGAGGGACTGCTGTAACAGGATGAACAGTATAAAGCTAGACGACTAA
- the LOC116266284 gene encoding heavy metal-associated isoprenylated plant protein 28-like, producing METVELKVEMYGIHSEKRIRRCLSKLRGVKMVEVELRSKKVVIRGDTDERRIVKALRRTGFRSEPWCSKTEMLLTAYNGGKYRSLWIINHFLF from the exons ATGGAG ACCGTGGAGCTCAAGGTAGAGATGTATGGCATTCACAGCGAGAAAAGAATTAGAAGATGTCTGTCCAAACTAAGAG GTGTGAAGATGGTGGAGGTCGAACtaagaagtaaaaaggtggtAATACGAGGAGACACAGATGAGAGAAGAATAGTGAAGGCTCTGAGAAGaactggattcagatcagaACCATGGTGCAGTAAGACGGAGATGCTTCTCACTGCATATAATGGTGGCAAATACAGAAGCTTGTGGATTATTAATCATTTTCTGTTCTAA
- the LOC116266143 gene encoding aluminum-activated malate transporter 12-like — MVWLVGKEDPRRAIHSLKVGLALTLVSFLYLLEPLFKGVGDNAIWAAITVVVVLEFTAGATLSKGLNRGLGTLLAGSLAFFVELMAGKAGKVGHAIFIGISVFLVGAASTYLRFFPWIKKNYDYGVVIFLLTFNLITISSYRIHDVLFIAQKRVCAMAIGCGLCLLMSLLVFPIWAGQDLHDTTVSKFQALAKSIQACVHEYFQDPDNKVVGAESSEDPIYNGYREVLDSKSTDESLARFASWEPRHCYRCPWQQYVQLGAALRYLAYTAVALHGCLESEIQTPLFLRALFKPQCTKVSEEISEVLADLADGIKNRCHRPYNDLSDRLHSALQSLNSTLKSQPRLFLNAEDGGVPLRLSHQRSSHCQGAAAANVSLPFLKIDEWRVKRVRSWSKDSDQRRMLRPTLSKIFMTSLEFSEALPFAAFASLLVEAVARLEHVMEEVEELGRSAHFQEFVANEETKSKVVINGDGGRSRGKLSSHGVGDSAE; from the exons ATGGTTTGGCTAGTTGGCAAAGAAGATCCAAGAAGGGCGATTCACTCACTGAAAGTTGGTCTGGCACTAACACTCGTCTCTTTCTTGTATCTTTTGGAGCCTCTGTTCAAGGGGGTTGGCGACAATGCCATCTGGGCGGCCATTACTGTGGTCGTGGTGCTGGAATTTACTGCAG GTGCCACATTATCCAAGGGACTGAACAGAGGATTGGGAACATTGTTAGCTGGATCGCTGGCCTTCTTTGTGGAATTGATGGCTGGGAAAGCAGGAAAAGTTGGTCATGCAATCTTCATTGGAATCTCTGTCTTCCTTGTAG GAGCTGCTTCTACTTATCTCAGATTCTTCCCATGGATAAAGAAGAACTATGACTATGGTGTAGTCATCTTCCTCTTGACATTCAATCTCATCACCATATCCAGCTATCGTATCCACGACGTTCTGTTTATAGCACAAAAGCGTGTCTGTGCTATGGCAATAGGCTGCGGCCTTTGCCTCTTGATGAGTCTGCTAGTTTTCCCAATATGGGCTGGCCAAGATCTCCATGATACCACTGTCTCCAAATTTCAAGCTCTTGCAAAATCAATCCAAG CATGTGTGCATGAATATTTTCAAGACCCTGATAACAAAGTGGTAGGCGCCGAGTCGTCAGAAGATCCCATCTACAATGGATACCGAGAAGTTCTGGACTCTAAATCTACTGACGAGTCACTG GCTCGGTTCGCAAGTTGGGAGCCAAGGCACTGCTACAGGTGTCCATGGCAGCAGTATGTGCAGCTTGGAGCTGCCCTCCGTTACCTCGCGTACACTGCCGTCGCTTTGCATGGCTGCCTTGAGTCTGAAATCCAG ACGCCGTTGTTCCTCCGGGCACTCTTCAAGCCCCAATGCACCAAAGTTAGCGAGGAAATCTCCGAAGTCCTCGCTGACCTCGCCGACGGGATAAAAAACCGCTGTCATCGGCCGTATAATGACCTCTCGGACCGCCTACACTCCGCGCTACAGAGCCTCAACTCCACCCTGAAGTCCCAGCCCAGGCTCTTCCTGAATGCCGAAGATGGAGGTGTTCCCCTGCGTTTGAGCCACCAGCGCTCGTCTCACTGCCAAGGTGCCGCCGCCGCCAATGTATCGCTTCCATTCCTGAAGATAGACGAATGGAGGGTCAAGAGGGTGAGGTCGTGGTCAAAGGACTCCGACCAGCGGAGGATGCTGCGGCCGACGCTGAGCAAGATCTTCATGACGAGCCTCGAGTTCTCAGAGGCGCTGCCCTTCGCCGCGTTTGCGTCACTGCTCGTGGAGGCGGTGGCGCGGCTCGAGCACGTgatggaggaggtggaggagctTGGCAGGTCCGCCCATTTCCAGGAATTCGTCGCCAATGAGGAAACCAAGTCCAAGGTCGTCATCAATGGGGATGGTGGTCGCAGCCGAGGCAAGCTCAGTAGCCACGGAGTTGGCGACTCCGCCGAGTAA
- the LOC116266015 gene encoding NAC domain-containing protein 96-like, producing MGPTALPPGFRFHPTDEELVGYYLKRKVDGLKLELEVIPEVELYKFDPWQLPDKSFLPKRDLEWFFFCPRDRKYPNGSRTNRATKSGYWKATGKDRHIPCHGSVTGLKKTLVFYLGRAPLGDRTDWVMHEYRLYDASTQGSSIVESPFALCRIVKRNEGQKTGDQLADARKKRSMASVMNDSNPVRITSGERRLFSLEKSQDMHSHKGSCDTSPRASTLHISEMGVDLETFGTPKTHNVSRDLSRNTSKVHDSLKDQCIKNSVNMWQPADTMGFPIFPSERDYTLENESSNLDLGAYYSQGELMTPCSGEFTSPQMFEYDGFLYQTLEIHEHHRDLSSQFMVTPSICREASLDGNFGESCSLWLQEDSIAVV from the exons ATGGGACCAACGGCACTGCCGCCTGGTTTTAGATTCCATCCAACTGATGAAGAATTGGTGGGatattacttgaagaggaaagtgGATGGGCTCAAGTTGGAGCTTGAAGTCATTCCAGAGGTTGAATTGTACAAATTTGATCCATGGCAGTTACCAG ACAAATCTTTCCTTCCAAAGCGAGATCTGGAGTGGTTCTTCTTCTGTCCTCGTGACAGGAAGTATCCAAATGGCTCACGTACGAATAGAGCTACCAAATCAGGTTATTGGAAAGCCACTGGAAAAGATCGTCACATACCGTGCCATGGTTCTGTTACAGGCTTGAAGAAAACCTTGGTTTTCTATCTTGGAAGAGCCCCTCTGGGAGATCGTACTGATTGGGTAATGCATGAATATCGTCTTTACGACGCTTCAACTCAAGGGTCTTCAATTGTGGAG AGCCCTTTTGCCCTCTGCCGGATTGTCAAGAGAAATGAAGGCCAAAAGACTGGTGATCAACTTGCCGATGCcagaaagaagagaagcatGGCTTCTGTAATGAATGATTCTAACCCCGTTAGAATAACATCTGGAGAACGGAGACTGTTTTCATTGGAGAAATCTCAGGACATGCATTCTCATAAAGGAAGTTGTGATACAAGTCCCAGAGCATCAACCCTGCATATATCTGAGATGGGAGTTGACCTCGAGACATTTGGAACTCCTAAAACACATAACGTCTCGAGAGATCTTTCACGCAACACGTCAAAG GTACATGACTCATTGAAAGATCAATGTATCAAAAATTCGGTGAACATGTGGCAACCCGCTGATACAATGGGTTTTCCAATTTTTCCATCTGAAAGGGACTACACTTTGGAAAATGAATCGAGTAACCTTGATCTGGGTGCATATTATAGTCAGGGTGAACTTATGACACCATGTTCTGGTGAATTTACCAGTCCGCAGATGTTTGAATATGATGGCTTTCTGTACCAGACGCTTGAGATCCATGAGCACCACAGGGATCTGTCATCTCAATTCATGG TCACTCCATCAATTTGCAGAGAAGCCAGTCTTGATGGGAATTTTGGGGAATCTTGCAGTTTGTGGCTTCAAGAAGATAGCATTGCAGTTGTTTGA
- the LOC116266073 gene encoding DAR GTPase 2, mitochondrial isoform X3 — protein sequence MEAASRAILDRIPLVDCVIEVRDARIPVSSAYPQIERASTVSKRLIVLNKMDLSDHQQTQEWVKYFEEQQLQCCPVNSHNKECIKKFLQLLRAQMRELKVGFPDSTSTIMLIGIPNIGKSALINSLHQIGRVSALEKGKLKHAIVSSLPGETKDISSFKIASHPNIYILDTPGILAPEIPDSETGSKLAITGAIKDHLIGEYELAQYLLAIFNTSDAYKVWDTKGTKLSNYQNEKNSEEQEPESRRKQFPSDHTQDFIVKDVRHMLVQQISSFNGDLASEDDMVGLIEAQLRALHEAFRVPVDSGKEGLNRVATKLLNLYRTGRLGHLTLESPPRDCCNRMNSIKLDD from the exons ATGGAGGCGGCTTCCAGAGCTATCCTCGATCGCATACCATTGGTGGATTGCGTGATAGAGGTCAGAGATGCAAGG ATACCTGTATCATCAGCTTATCCACAGATCGAACGTGCTTCAACTGTCTCCAAGCGTTTGatagttttaaacaaaatggACCTATCAGATCACCAGCAGACGCAG GAATGGgtgaaatattttgaggaaCAGCAACTTCAGTGTTGTCCTGTCAATTCCCACAACAAGGAATGCATTAAGAAG TTTTTGCAACTACTGCGAGCTCAAATGAGAGAGTTAAAAGTTGGCTTTCCGGATTCCACTTCAACCATCATGCTAATTGGTATTCCAAATATTGGGAAATCTGCCTTAATCAACTCCTTGCATCAAATTGGTCGTGTCAGTGCTTTAG AGAAAGGAAAACTGAAGCATGCAATTGTGAGTTCATTGCCTGGGGAGACAAAAGATATTAGCAGCTTTAAA ATTGCAAGTCATCCAAATATCTATATTTTGGATACTCCTGGCATTTTGGCTCCTGAAATTCCTGATTCTGAAACCGGCTCAAAGCTCGCTATAACAG GAGCTATCAAGGACCATTTAATTGGGGAATATGAGCTTGCACAGTATCTTCTGGCCATATTTAACACATCTGATGCGTACAAAGTTTGGGACACAAAAGGTACTAAGTTATCGAATTACCAGAATGAGAAGAATTCGGAAGAACAAGAGCCAGAAAGCAGAAGGAAGCAGTTCCCAAGTGATCATACACAG GATTTCATTGTGAAGGATGTTCGCCACATGCTTGTTCAGCAAATTTCATCTTTTAATGGGGACCTTGCAAGCGAAGATGATATGGTTGGTCTGATAGAAGCTCAGCTCAGAGCTTTACATGAAGCTTTTAGAGTGCCAGTAGATTCTGGCAAGGAAGGATTAAACAGGGTTGCTACAAAATTGCTAAATTTGTACCGAACTGGCAGGCTTGGCCATTTGACATTAGAATCTCCTCCGAGGGACTGCTGTAACAGGATGAACAGTATAAAGCTAGACGACTAA